One window from the genome of Thermococcus siculi encodes:
- a CDS encoding Mth938-like domain-containing protein has protein sequence MKLEYPAFGRIVVDGKTYDHDVVIYPSGRIEKRKKWLSKDKHGTSHKLDPEELREYLQEEFDVLIVGTGFYGYLSLLPESRELVREKEVIELPTGEAARTFNELWGKKRILAIFHVTC, from the coding sequence ATGAAGCTCGAATATCCGGCCTTCGGCAGGATTGTGGTGGACGGAAAAACCTATGATCACGACGTCGTCATCTACCCCAGCGGGAGGATTGAGAAGAGAAAGAAGTGGCTCAGCAAGGACAAGCATGGAACGAGCCACAAACTCGATCCCGAGGAGCTGAGGGAGTATCTCCAGGAGGAGTTCGACGTCTTAATCGTTGGCACCGGCTTCTACGGTTATCTCTCGCTCCTGCCGGAGAGCAGGGAGCTTGTAAGGGAGAAAGAAGTCATCGAACTCCCCACGGGAGAGGCCGCCAGGACCTTCAACGAGCTTTGGGGAAAGAAGAGGATTCTGGCGATATTCCACGTCACCTGCTGA
- a CDS encoding NUDIX domain-containing protein has protein sequence MDRYVLLLKTPRGYDVSPIREELRNFLKERHPEIKAEVHRCIGLTADVVILYNGGVVLIKRKHEPFKDHYALPGGFVEYGETVEEAAVREAKEETGLDVRLLRLVGVYSDPNRDPRGHTVTTAFLAVGFGDLKAGDDAKEVHVVPIDEALELPLAFDHRRILGDALSLR, from the coding sequence ATGGACCGGTACGTTCTGCTCCTCAAGACTCCGAGGGGGTACGATGTATCCCCCATTCGGGAGGAGTTGAGGAATTTCCTTAAGGAGAGACACCCGGAGATCAAGGCGGAGGTGCACAGGTGCATCGGCCTGACGGCGGACGTCGTTATCCTCTACAACGGTGGCGTCGTACTAATAAAGCGGAAGCACGAGCCTTTCAAGGACCACTACGCCCTCCCCGGAGGCTTCGTCGAGTACGGTGAGACCGTCGAAGAGGCCGCTGTGAGGGAGGCAAAGGAGGAGACCGGTCTCGACGTGAGACTGCTGAGACTCGTTGGAGTTTATTCGGATCCGAACAGGGATCCCCGCGGGCACACCGTAACGACGGCCTTTCTCGCAGTTGGCTTCGGAGATCTGAAGGCAGGGGACGACGCGAAGGAAGTCCACGTAGTCCCCATAGACGAGGCCCTTGAGCTGCCGCTGGCCTTCGACCACCGAAGAATCCTGGGGGACGCCCTGAGCCTGAGGTGA